In Runella sp. SP2, the genomic window TTATAAGCTTTTTTTACCAAAACACAAACAGATAAAATACCCTATGAAAAAGATTTTCATTTCATACTCAAAATTCGATGAAAAATACAAAGAGGAGCTAAAGAGTCACCTGATAACATTAAAAAGAAGGGATTTAATTGAGACATTCGATGATAGAGACATTGAATCAGGCGATAAGTTTGACCATGTTATCAAACAGAAAATCAAAGATTGTGATGTTTTTATCTGTTTGATAAGTGTCAATTTTTTGAATGTAGATTACATCATCGAACAGGAAATACCCCTAGCCATTTCAGAAGGAAAAACTGTTCTCCCCATTGTTATCAAGCCATGTGATTGGTACGAAATGCCTTTATTTAAAGGGATTGAAGATAAAAGCCTAAATTTAGGTGCTTTCAATGCCCATGACAAAGCCACGATTTTAACATTAAGACCCGAATATAAAGGGAAACGAGATGAGCAAGGGAATAAACAAATCAAAGAATTTACCGAAACTGAGCGTGATTTCATGTGGTTTCAAGTAGTTGAGGAAATAAAAAAAATTATAGCAAGAACAACTTAGACTATATTTTAATACCTCTTTGGCTGAATTGAGGTAAGCTATGTATTTCACCACCTATCCCACCCCTCCCTCAAGTCAAATTAAAAATTGTGTGACATTTATCATACAATTTTGGGGGATGTGAGCGTATCTTTGTGGCGATTTCAACATCAATCCATGAACGGCAAGAGGATAATCGCCTACTTTTTATTCGCTCTCCTCAGCATCAAAATGCTGTTGGTGCCGTTTGTGTATCTGGATTTTGAGCTGCGTAAAGAGTTCATTATCAAAAATCTCTGCGAAAATCGTTTCAAGCCTCAGCTTCATTGCGACGGGAAATGTTACCTCGCCAAACAGCTCACCAAAGTAGCCGAAGGCCACGCCCGCGAAGAAGCCCAAAAGCAGCAAGATACCTTCAAAAAAATCACCCAAGAGGTGTTTGATGAGCTTACGTTTGTGTTTTTACCCGTTCAGATGACAAATGCTGAACGAGTGTTTAACATTCACTACCTACCCCCTACCACTTCCGAATTCGTCGCCTTACTGCTGCGCCCCCCTGCATTTGTTTTTTAATGCCTTTGTTTAGTTACTTAAGTAATTAAGCTGGATATAATTGATGTTTTAACCCCAGGCCTTTAGGCTGGAGTTATAATATCGCGAACTTTTCAAGAAATGTGCCTTTAGGCACTACCTATTTGTAGTTATAGGAATCTATTTTCTTGTTTTAGTGTGCCGTAGGCACACAACATCGCTTACAAGTGGTGTACCTACGGAATACAAAATCGGATGAACCCTCATTGTTCTACAAATATTAAGCCTCTATGAGGCACAAAATCAAGCACTTATCTTGAAAAGTTCGCATTAAAATATCTCTTTTGATTGTACGCATATTCACTCAAAGCAAAAAATTTCCAATGAAAAAGTCTTTCTTATTTTCAGCGCTTATAGCGTTGGCAGTGTCATTTACTATCGTTTCATGTACCAAAGAAGAAGAAATCGGGCCTAATGACAAAAACTCCCTCAGCATTGAGTTTGACAACTACGTAGGGGGCGAAAAATTGGTTTTAGGCAGCAAGTCTTATAAAAATTCGCTGGGCGAGGAGTTTACCGTATCAACCCTCAACTATTTTGTGAGCAACTTTTCACTCAAAAAAGCCGACGGAAGTGAAGTTAAATTCCCCAATCAATACTTTTTGATTCGCCAAGCCGATACCAAAACCTTGACAGTGACTTTGCCCGACGTTCCTGCGGGAGACTATACGTCGATGAGCTACATGATTGGGGTTGACAGCTTAAAAAGCATCTCGGACGTATCGCAACGCACGGGCGTGCTTGACCCTGCTTCGTACGGCACCGACAACATGTACTGGTCGTGGAACTCAGGCTATATTTTCTTCAAAATGGAAGGGATTTCTTCGGCAGCTACCACAGCTACAAAATTGTTTCAATTCCACATTGGAGGCTTTGGTGGCCGTACGTCAGTGACTGCTAATAACCTCCGCACCGTGTCGGCTTCATTTGGTAGCAGCGTAGCGCAGGTTCGCAAAAACATTGCCCCCACAATTCACGTGGTGACGGACGTGCTGCAAACGTTCAGCCAAGGAACAAGTATTGCCAAAACAAGCGTGATGATGAACCCTGCGGCGGCTAAACCTTTTGCCGACGGTTACGCTAAAATGTTCAAGGTAGAACACATTCACAACGACAAAATGTAATCGAATGAACAGCAGACGCTGGCGGCTCGTGGCCGTATCATTGAGTTTTATGGGTTGGCTTGCTTCTTGTTCCTTTTTGGGAGGGGAGGCAAGCCCCGAAACCCTTTTTTCGGTGCCCGCCACTTTTCCGCAGCCGACTTACGACCTGAATAAAAATCCCATCACTAACGACGGAGTTGCGCTGGGAAAACAGTTGTTTTTTGACGGTATCCTGTCGCGCGACGGCAGCATTTCTTGCGGTGAATGTCACAACCAAAGTCATGCCTTCACCCACCACGGACACG contains:
- a CDS encoding MbnP family protein, with protein sequence MKKSFLFSALIALAVSFTIVSCTKEEEIGPNDKNSLSIEFDNYVGGEKLVLGSKSYKNSLGEEFTVSTLNYFVSNFSLKKADGSEVKFPNQYFLIRQADTKTLTVTLPDVPAGDYTSMSYMIGVDSLKSISDVSQRTGVLDPASYGTDNMYWSWNSGYIFFKMEGISSAATTATKLFQFHIGGFGGRTSVTANNLRTVSASFGSSVAQVRKNIAPTIHVVTDVLQTFSQGTSIAKTSVMMNPAAAKPFADGYAKMFKVEHIHNDKM